In Poecile atricapillus isolate bPoeAtr1 chromosome 22, bPoeAtr1.hap1, whole genome shotgun sequence, a genomic segment contains:
- the TNFRSF25 gene encoding tumor necrosis factor receptor superfamily member 25 isoform X1 gives MAGVLLAQAVERLGADPQAAWRHHLQSTRGHLTAPWAQAAAQWPPQCQQEVACSCTAGKAEPRGCRGAFPALGQRTHAVWNRGPRLQPFCPVQAPVSTQFQVTLAALWLAASESQPPGWRDRAVPGRQRVLVQPLLRLRRHATRLQCPAGTTWIGTAHQCCEPCPAGTFLHEACTSPENKSDCRPCPDRTFRTQPNILKKCQACYECDRQAFQSVLSNCSATSNVACGCEPGHFRVCFDKQCSEFSCRKCQPCTGRLIQRPCSEAQDALCDSSCKPDFYREGDECRPCHTSTLDKCGKECQQVCGSNSDQGSGLEYILLGLTGPLFLGALVIYHKRKRLWHGALAGGPLPMAQAGVAATPWCQFNARRWDNFCWTQPYSPPGTERVTDTANQRLKHQASWREQPSDEGEPSAPPEPRGALLQGSQLYAVIDVVPVRRWKEFMRMLELREAEIELVELEVAHIRDQQYEMLKRWCQQTNATLDHVFAALERMELAGCAEALRQSLLVGP, from the exons atGGCAGGGGTCCTGTTGGCACAGGCGGTCGAGCGTCTCGGTGCCGATCCCCAGGCAGCCTGGAGGCACCATTTGCAGAGCACACGAGGGCACCTGACAGCCCCCTGGGCACAGGCTGCGGCACAGTGGCCCCCACAGTGCCAGCAGGAAGTTGCTTGCTCGTGTACTGCGGGGaaagcagagcccaggggctgCCGCGGGGCATTCCCGGCCCTGGGGCAGCGCACCCACGCGGTTTGGAACAGAGGGCCGCGGCTCCAGCCGTTCTGCCCTGTGCAGGCACCGGTGTCCACACAGTTCCAG GTGACCTTGGCAGCGCTGTGGCTGGCGGCCAGCGAATCGCAGCCCCCAGGGTGGCGGGACCGCGCCGTGCCGGGAAGGCAGCGGGTCCTGGTGCAGCCACTCCTCCGCCTGCGGAGACATGCCACCAGACTCCAGTGCCCCGCCGGCACGACCTGGATCGGGACTGCTCACCAGTGCTGCGAGCCGTGCCCCGCAG GGACATTCCTGCACGAGGCCTGCACAAGCCCTGAGAATAAAAGCGACTGCCGCCCCTGCCCTGACCGCACCTTTCGCACCCAGCCCAACATCCTCAAGAAGTGCCAGGCTTGCTACGAGTGTGACCGACAag ctttccagaGTGTGCTGAGCAACTGCTCGGCCACCAGCAACGTCGCCTGTGGCTGTGAGCCCGGCCACTTCCGTGTCTGCTTTGACAAGCAGTGCAGCGAATTCTCTTGCCGGAAATGCCAGCCCTGCACCGGACGCCTCATCCAGCGACCCT GCTCGGAGGCACAGGACGCACTTTGCGACAGCAGCTGCAAGCCTGACTTCTACAGAGAGGGTGATGAGTGCCGGCCGTGCCACAC GAGCACCCTCGACAAGTGTGGCAAAGAGTGCCAGCAAGTGTGCGGCAGCAACAGCGACCAAG GCTCAGGTCTGGAGTACATCCTGCTGGGACTCACCGGGCCTCTCTTCCTGGGTGCCCTTGTCATCTACCACAAGAGGAAGAGGCTCTGGCATGGTGCCCTGGCAGGTGGTCCCCTCCCCATGGCACAGGCAGGGGTTGCAGCCACACCATGGTGCCAGTTTAATGCCCGGAGGTGGGACAACTTCTGCTGGACCCAGCCATACTCCCCACCGGGGACAGAACGTGTCACTGACACGGCAAACCAGAGGCTTAAACACCAAGCCTCGTGGCGTGAGCAGCCTAGTGATGAAGGGGAGCCCTCTGCACCTCCAGAGCCCCGTGGtgccctgctgcagggcagcCAGCTCTATGCTGTCATTGATGTGGTGCCAGTACGGCGTTGGAAGGAGTTCATGCGAATGCTGGAGCTGCGGGAAGCAGAGATTGAGCTGGTAGAGCTGGAGGTGGCCCACATTCGTGACCAGCAGTATGAGATGCTGAAGCGCTGGTGCCAGCAGACCAATGCCACACTGGACCACGTCTTTGCTGCCCTAGAGCGCATGGAGcttgctggctgtgctgaggcacTGCGCCAGAGTCTGCTCGTGGGACCCTGA
- the TNFRSF25 gene encoding tumor necrosis factor receptor superfamily member 25 isoform X2 translates to MKCCCPGVAWVTLAALWLAASESQPPGWRDRAVPGRQRVLVQPLLRLRRHATRLQCPAGTTWIGTAHQCCEPCPAGTFLHEACTSPENKSDCRPCPDRTFRTQPNILKKCQACYECDRQAFQSVLSNCSATSNVACGCEPGHFRVCFDKQCSEFSCRKCQPCTGRLIQRPCSEAQDALCDSSCKPDFYREGDECRPCHTSTLDKCGKECQQVCGSNSDQGSGLEYILLGLTGPLFLGALVIYHKRKRLWHGALAGGPLPMAQAGVAATPWCQFNARRWDNFCWTQPYSPPGTERVTDTANQRLKHQASWREQPSDEGEPSAPPEPRGALLQGSQLYAVIDVVPVRRWKEFMRMLELREAEIELVELEVAHIRDQQYEMLKRWCQQTNATLDHVFAALERMELAGCAEALRQSLLVGP, encoded by the exons GTGACCTTGGCAGCGCTGTGGCTGGCGGCCAGCGAATCGCAGCCCCCAGGGTGGCGGGACCGCGCCGTGCCGGGAAGGCAGCGGGTCCTGGTGCAGCCACTCCTCCGCCTGCGGAGACATGCCACCAGACTCCAGTGCCCCGCCGGCACGACCTGGATCGGGACTGCTCACCAGTGCTGCGAGCCGTGCCCCGCAG GGACATTCCTGCACGAGGCCTGCACAAGCCCTGAGAATAAAAGCGACTGCCGCCCCTGCCCTGACCGCACCTTTCGCACCCAGCCCAACATCCTCAAGAAGTGCCAGGCTTGCTACGAGTGTGACCGACAag ctttccagaGTGTGCTGAGCAACTGCTCGGCCACCAGCAACGTCGCCTGTGGCTGTGAGCCCGGCCACTTCCGTGTCTGCTTTGACAAGCAGTGCAGCGAATTCTCTTGCCGGAAATGCCAGCCCTGCACCGGACGCCTCATCCAGCGACCCT GCTCGGAGGCACAGGACGCACTTTGCGACAGCAGCTGCAAGCCTGACTTCTACAGAGAGGGTGATGAGTGCCGGCCGTGCCACAC GAGCACCCTCGACAAGTGTGGCAAAGAGTGCCAGCAAGTGTGCGGCAGCAACAGCGACCAAG GCTCAGGTCTGGAGTACATCCTGCTGGGACTCACCGGGCCTCTCTTCCTGGGTGCCCTTGTCATCTACCACAAGAGGAAGAGGCTCTGGCATGGTGCCCTGGCAGGTGGTCCCCTCCCCATGGCACAGGCAGGGGTTGCAGCCACACCATGGTGCCAGTTTAATGCCCGGAGGTGGGACAACTTCTGCTGGACCCAGCCATACTCCCCACCGGGGACAGAACGTGTCACTGACACGGCAAACCAGAGGCTTAAACACCAAGCCTCGTGGCGTGAGCAGCCTAGTGATGAAGGGGAGCCCTCTGCACCTCCAGAGCCCCGTGGtgccctgctgcagggcagcCAGCTCTATGCTGTCATTGATGTGGTGCCAGTACGGCGTTGGAAGGAGTTCATGCGAATGCTGGAGCTGCGGGAAGCAGAGATTGAGCTGGTAGAGCTGGAGGTGGCCCACATTCGTGACCAGCAGTATGAGATGCTGAAGCGCTGGTGCCAGCAGACCAATGCCACACTGGACCACGTCTTTGCTGCCCTAGAGCGCATGGAGcttgctggctgtgctgaggcacTGCGCCAGAGTCTGCTCGTGGGACCCTGA